Proteins encoded in a region of the Spirochaetales bacterium genome:
- a CDS encoding Ni/Fe hydrogenase subunit alpha — protein MPEIRDTTHKTKKRVIHIEPVTRLEGHAKIEIFLDDKGDVEETYFQVVELRGFEEFCKGRPAEEMPRIVTRLCGVCPWPHHIASSTALDEIVSAPPPVTAVKIRELGYCAHILESHLEHIYALGPAPDFIVGPDADPAKRNVLGVIEVLGTEVGKKVVVHRGYAVEIEDIIGGKSTHPVFSIPGGVSRPLKRDEAARIRDLADKLVSFCEYTLTVVFDVILSNSRYMDIILDETLYYHDSYHMGMVDGNNKLTFYSGDLRVMDQKGKEVFRFSGRAYSDYIAEQPVPWSYLKFPYLKKIGYNGLVDGPESGLYRVAPLSRLNVADGMTTPKAQEAYEKFFATLGEKPVQNSLAFHWARAIEALYAAERLRELAHDEDIFGDEYRTIAGEVAGEGIGVIEAPRGTLFHHYKTDGNAIITDVNLLVASAQNYGAMNIDIRNVAKALIKKGEIGGGILNMVEMAFRSYDPCFSCATHAAIGRMPMEIVVISHEGGVIRTISR, from the coding sequence ATGCCTGAAATCCGGGATACGACACATAAAACAAAAAAACGCGTCATTCATATCGAGCCGGTGACGCGGCTCGAGGGCCACGCGAAAATCGAAATCTTTCTGGATGACAAAGGGGATGTCGAGGAAACCTACTTCCAGGTAGTTGAATTGAGGGGATTCGAGGAGTTCTGCAAAGGCCGCCCTGCTGAGGAAATGCCGAGAATCGTGACCAGGCTTTGCGGTGTCTGTCCATGGCCCCATCATATCGCATCGAGTACCGCCCTGGACGAGATTGTCTCCGCTCCGCCTCCGGTGACCGCCGTAAAAATCAGGGAACTCGGGTATTGCGCCCACATCCTTGAAAGCCACCTCGAGCATATCTACGCCCTCGGTCCCGCCCCCGATTTTATCGTGGGACCTGATGCGGATCCCGCGAAGCGGAATGTGCTTGGCGTCATCGAGGTGTTGGGGACGGAGGTCGGGAAAAAGGTCGTCGTTCACAGGGGGTACGCGGTTGAAATAGAGGATATTATCGGCGGGAAATCGACGCATCCGGTTTTCAGTATTCCGGGAGGTGTTTCCCGGCCGCTGAAACGGGATGAAGCAGCGAGGATCAGGGACCTTGCGGACAAGCTTGTCTCCTTTTGCGAGTATACCCTCACAGTCGTCTTTGACGTCATCCTGTCGAACAGCCGGTACATGGATATCATCCTCGACGAAACCCTCTATTATCACGATTCGTATCATATGGGTATGGTCGACGGCAATAATAAACTTACATTTTACAGCGGCGACCTCCGTGTTATGGACCAGAAAGGAAAGGAAGTCTTCAGATTTTCCGGTCGCGCTTATTCCGATTATATCGCGGAGCAGCCGGTTCCCTGGTCGTATCTCAAGTTCCCGTACCTGAAAAAAATAGGCTATAACGGCCTTGTCGACGGACCTGAAAGCGGTCTTTACCGGGTGGCCCCCCTTTCGCGGTTGAATGTGGCGGACGGTATGACAACACCGAAGGCGCAGGAGGCTTATGAAAAATTCTTTGCGACACTCGGGGAAAAGCCGGTTCAGAACTCCCTCGCTTTCCATTGGGCCCGGGCAATCGAAGCCCTTTATGCGGCCGAGAGACTCAGGGAACTCGCTCATGACGAGGACATCTTCGGTGATGAATACAGAACAATCGCCGGAGAGGTCGCCGGGGAGGGGATCGGGGTGATCGAAGCCCCGCGGGGTACGCTTTTCCATCATTACAAAACAGACGGCAACGCGATAATCACCGATGTCAATCTGCTTGTAGCAAGCGCGCAGAACTATGGGGCGATGAATATCGATATCCGGAATGTCGCGAAAGCCCTGATAAAAAAGGGGGAGATCGGCGGCGGCATTCTCAACATGGTTGAAATGGCATTCAGATCATACGATCCTTGTTTTTCATGCGCCACGCACGCCGCAATCGGCAGGATGCCTATGGAAATCGTCGTAATAAGCCATGAAGGGGGGGTAATACGAACGATAAGCAGGTAA
- a CDS encoding glycoside hydrolase family 43 protein — MKKSKTNDSCFTNPILPGFYPDPSICRVNEDYYLVTSTFAYFPGVPIFHSRDLVHWEQIGHVLDRPSQLALHGFDQSKGIYAPTIRYHNGLFYMITTNVNNNRENGNFIVTAEDPSGPWSDPFRLPDAPGIDPSLFFDDDGKAYYTGTRPVPEGERYHGNWEIWLRELDLKTMTLTGQDHGLWRGAMRDVIWPEGPHLYRIDGYYYLMIAEGGTDYHHSVTIARSSNITGPYKGNPANPILTHRQLGRDYPIVNTGHADLIETQNGEWWMVCLASRPYGGYYRNLGRETFLVPVRWEDGWPVVCPGTGKIEASYPVPDLPPSSSPALPARDDFDNPELRLCWNFIRTPRDGFFSLSEKKGYLRLRLKPDKASEYGNPAFVGRRQQHINFRAAAAVEFTPDIEGEAAGFLLQQNNRYHFLYCLVKENGKDILRLTQCNNGEEKMLAEYSFAAPPGRLYLSVQARGQDYGFYYGTSEDEETPLAREVDGRILSTDKAGGFVGAYIGMYASGGGKQSANHADFDWFEYKGID, encoded by the coding sequence ATGAAGAAAAGCAAAACCAATGATTCATGCTTCACCAATCCGATCCTACCCGGATTTTATCCGGATCCTTCGATATGCCGTGTGAACGAAGATTATTACCTCGTCACATCGACCTTCGCTTATTTCCCCGGTGTCCCGATTTTTCACAGCAGGGATCTCGTTCACTGGGAACAGATCGGCCATGTCCTGGACCGCCCTTCCCAGCTTGCGCTGCACGGTTTCGATCAGTCAAAAGGAATCTACGCCCCTACCATTCGCTATCATAACGGGCTTTTTTACATGATCACCACCAATGTGAACAATAATCGAGAAAACGGTAATTTTATCGTCACCGCCGAAGATCCCTCCGGCCCCTGGTCGGATCCATTCAGGCTGCCCGACGCGCCCGGCATCGATCCCTCCCTCTTCTTTGACGACGACGGCAAAGCATACTATACGGGAACACGGCCCGTGCCCGAAGGTGAACGGTACCACGGAAACTGGGAAATATGGCTGCGGGAACTCGACCTCAAAACCATGACCCTGACCGGTCAGGACCACGGACTCTGGCGGGGCGCCATGCGGGATGTCATCTGGCCGGAAGGCCCGCACCTGTACCGGATAGACGGGTATTATTACCTTATGATCGCGGAAGGGGGGACCGATTATCACCATTCGGTCACTATCGCGCGCAGTTCGAACATTACCGGGCCCTACAAGGGAAATCCCGCAAACCCCATCCTCACCCACCGGCAACTTGGACGCGATTACCCGATCGTCAATACCGGTCATGCCGATCTTATCGAGACCCAAAACGGCGAGTGGTGGATGGTATGTCTGGCCTCCCGGCCGTACGGCGGGTATTACAGAAACCTCGGAAGGGAAACCTTCCTTGTCCCGGTCAGATGGGAGGATGGCTGGCCCGTCGTGTGTCCGGGAACAGGTAAAATCGAGGCTTCATACCCGGTACCGGATCTTCCTCCCTCATCCTCTCCGGCGTTACCTGCAAGGGATGATTTCGACAACCCCGAACTCCGGCTTTGCTGGAACTTTATACGGACACCGCGTGATGGATTTTTCAGTCTTTCCGAAAAAAAGGGGTATCTGCGGCTGCGGCTCAAGCCGGATAAGGCGAGTGAATACGGCAATCCCGCTTTTGTCGGCAGGCGCCAGCAGCATATCAATTTCAGGGCGGCCGCTGCCGTGGAATTTACGCCTGACATCGAGGGGGAGGCCGCCGGGTTTCTTCTGCAACAGAATAACCGCTATCATTTCCTGTACTGCCTTGTAAAAGAAAACGGAAAGGATATATTGCGGCTTACCCAATGCAACAATGGGGAGGAAAAAATGCTTGCCGAGTATTCCTTCGCCGCCCCCCCGGGACGGCTGTATCTTTCCGTTCAAGCGAGGGGACAGGATTACGGATTCTACTACGGCACCTCCGAAGATGAAGAAACCCCGCTTGCACGGGAGGTCGACGGCCGCATACTCTCTACGGATAAAGCCGGCGGGTTTGTCGGCGCGTATATCGGCATGTATGCATCCGGGGGCGGAAAACAAAGTGCCAATCATGCCGATTTCGACTGGTTCGAGTATAAAGGGATTGATTGA
- a CDS encoding hydrogenase iron-sulfur subunit has product MSEPFIPKIIVFCCNWCAYAGADLAGVSRLQIKPHFRIIRTLCSARVDPEFIMYAFRKGADGVMVAGCHPGDCHYIGGNYRTRRRMALLKSMLKQFGLNTDRFRLEWVSASEGEKFARVVNDFIDRIVELGPSPFGKINNRDRRRKDEPISG; this is encoded by the coding sequence ATGAGTGAACCGTTTATACCCAAAATTATCGTTTTTTGCTGCAACTGGTGCGCCTATGCGGGGGCGGATCTCGCGGGGGTAAGCAGATTGCAGATAAAACCCCATTTCAGGATTATCCGGACACTCTGTTCCGCCCGTGTCGATCCGGAGTTTATCATGTATGCCTTTCGCAAAGGCGCTGACGGGGTAATGGTGGCCGGGTGCCACCCGGGCGACTGTCATTATATCGGCGGGAATTACCGGACGCGGCGGCGAATGGCCCTTCTGAAAAGCATGCTGAAACAGTTCGGTCTGAATACGGACCGTTTCCGACTTGAATGGGTGTCCGCGTCCGAGGGGGAGAAATTCGCACGCGTGGTCAATGATTTTATCGACCGGATCGTCGAACTGGGACCGAGTCCGTTCGGGAAAATAAACAACAGAGATCGCCGTAGAAAAGATGAACCAATATCGGGGTAA
- a CDS encoding isoamylase early set domain-containing protein, translating into MGGRRNDSIKPDIASALRGQRSSQNVRKSGVWKLHILAYAAGLLFLMTGGVLFIVSGLPTVDDNTVNMKFTLAAPEASSVALVGDFNGWDTAKTPLRKTGEGMWQIDVRLKKGRVYTYNYVIDGEEWITDPAALINVDDGFGGESSLLKL; encoded by the coding sequence ATGGGCGGCAGAAGAAACGACTCAATTAAACCGGATATTGCTTCCGCATTGAGGGGGCAGAGAAGCAGTCAAAATGTCCGGAAAAGCGGTGTCTGGAAGCTGCATATTCTCGCGTACGCAGCCGGTCTCCTCTTTCTGATGACGGGGGGGGTATTGTTTATCGTCAGCGGACTGCCGACCGTCGATGACAATACGGTGAATATGAAGTTTACCCTGGCCGCACCCGAAGCAAGTTCGGTGGCGCTGGTTGGAGATTTTAACGGATGGGATACGGCAAAAACACCGTTGCGTAAAACCGGAGAGGGTATGTGGCAGATCGACGTCAGGCTGAAAAAAGGCAGGGTGTATACCTATAATTATGTCATCGACGGTGAAGAATGGATCACGGATCCGGCCGCACTTATCAATGTCGATGACGGATTCGGGGGAGAAAGTTCTCTCCTGAAATTATAA
- a CDS encoding hydrogenase maturation protease codes for MGNPVLNDDCIGDLIGKRLRRQFHGRDEVVVEAVEGSPFSFMVKLSQYVKVLLVDAALAGRAVGEVILLQKDDILDHAHTFYLHGMNCAEAIMIAEKFGIRFPERFLLAGIEIGGEGPSRFYPEAGRNVFGGSLSHELERMFPVIYKKILHAALSFFPLDPVLSEVVR; via the coding sequence ATGGGGAATCCCGTTCTGAATGATGATTGTATCGGGGATTTGATCGGAAAGCGTCTCAGACGGCAATTTCACGGGAGGGATGAGGTGGTTGTCGAAGCGGTAGAAGGGTCCCCCTTTTCTTTCATGGTGAAATTATCGCAGTATGTGAAAGTGCTTCTCGTGGACGCAGCCTTAGCCGGCCGGGCGGTCGGCGAGGTCATTCTGCTGCAAAAGGATGATATTCTCGATCACGCGCATACCTTTTACCTTCACGGGATGAATTGTGCGGAAGCGATCATGATCGCAGAGAAATTCGGTATCAGGTTTCCGGAGCGGTTTCTGCTTGCCGGGATCGAGATAGGGGGGGAAGGTCCCTCACGTTTTTATCCCGAAGCCGGGCGTAACGTCTTTGGCGGATCGCTTTCACATGAGCTCGAAAGGATGTTTCCCGTTATTTATAAAAAAATCCTTCATGCGGCCTTGAGTTTTTTCCCTCTTGACCCGGTCTTGAGTGAAGTAGTTCGATAA
- a CDS encoding FAD-dependent oxidoreductase translates to MDNGMSGTVLVVGGGIGGIQASLDLAESGFRVYLIEKSPSIGGTMAQLDKTFPTNDCAMCIMSPKLVDCARHLNITLLTCSEVVSCGGRAGDFIVTVKRRARYVDETRCTGCAECEGHCPVVVPNEFDIDMSLRHAIYRPFPQASPNVFAIEKNGIPPCRDACPAGCNVQGYIALIGSGRFGEALDVIRKTIPLPGICGRVCGYCEAMCNRASIDEALRIRLLKRFAADYERKARIAGRKGKKAAVTRTIYIRHEKGTGGVEDADSGVEDADNGVKIAIIGSGPAGLTAARDCAVMGYTPVVFEAMKKPGGMLRYGIPGYRLPEDILDYEIDMIIGEGVEIRTETPIGIGLTVAQLQKRGFQAVFIAIGTQKSNRLMIKGEDLAGVLPGIRFLEQRIAGGISLDIRGKIVAVIGGGNTALDAARTALRLGARRVMVIYRRTREQMPVSAEEYEAAVEEGVEFYFLLSPMEIAGRKGRVTGVLLRHMKLGTPDASGRRRPVPVPDSTAFFDADIVIPSPGQGVDETWPGAACENLEMKGNLIRIDPLTLETNLEGVFAGGDAAGSGGYVVHAIAQGHEAAISIDRYIRGEDMRAGRKKKRGPVAGIPPRYIEKKAAMKPDRLPGRERLMSFDEVEKGLTEEEAVEEAKRCLNCSICSECGQCELHCSVKAIDYSQKDTYEDIRVGAILLAPGCERVDPGGLYRLGFGIYPDVITGIHFERMLSSSGPFAGHIRRPSDGMTPEKIAFIQCAGSRDTVAGNEICSSVCCMYAIKEAVIAKEHDPEIQPVIFYMDIRAVGKDFERYYERAKSEYNVRFVRSRVSDVLKRPGSGRLEVRYEGGDGKASEEDVDLVVLSTGFTGGGRLRDIGGVFGLPVNRFGYLAADPLAAVETRIPGLFLCGPAQEPKDIPETIMQANAASAAAAEMLAGARWHDVVEKEYPPERDIGGEGVKIGVFVCRCGINIAATVDVSAVLGYAETLPGVVFAEENLYTCSQDTQDHMKEMIRAHGLNRIVVASCTPRTHEPLFQETIREAGLNRHLFSMANIRDQCSWIHMKEPAYATEKAKDLLRMAVARIGLVEPLPRIPLPVIREVLVVGGGPAGMSAALSLSRQGFPVHLVEKETVLGGNLRNIGSTLEGTSVRDLLDDMIGAIESNPLVTVHSGFVVEEVGGFIGNYTTRIRSRYGEEFIEVRHGVAVIATGAVESKPEGYNYGSDGRIKTGLEFESYLAACDDNSLPRNAVFIQCVGSRESGHMYCSRICCKHTVKNALALKRRNPDASVFVLYRDVRTYGFSEYDYRVARDAGIVFIRYEAAVKPAVLAGKDILVIEVREAMTENSIRIPADAVILAARIDPGYDNETMSRLFKVPLTADGFFLEAHVKLRPVDFATEGVFLAGTAHSPKTTAESISQGRAAAARAAIIISKDTYEAEATIAALNEDLCDGCGICVGVCSYNAIELVDLENDKKIVKLNEAMCKGCGGCVAACPSGAMEQKGFRNSQILAEIDAALQ, encoded by the coding sequence ATGGATAACGGCATGAGCGGAACGGTTCTGGTTGTCGGCGGGGGAATCGGCGGTATACAGGCATCCCTGGACCTCGCGGAATCGGGATTCAGGGTTTATCTCATCGAGAAATCGCCTTCGATCGGCGGAACCATGGCACAGCTCGACAAGACCTTCCCGACAAACGATTGCGCCATGTGTATCATGTCGCCGAAACTTGTCGATTGCGCAAGACATCTCAACATAACGCTTTTAACCTGTTCCGAAGTCGTCTCATGCGGGGGCAGAGCGGGTGACTTTATCGTCACGGTAAAACGCCGCGCACGTTATGTGGATGAAACCAGATGCACGGGGTGCGCCGAATGCGAGGGGCACTGTCCCGTCGTCGTACCGAATGAGTTCGATATCGATATGTCGCTTCGCCATGCGATATACCGTCCGTTTCCTCAGGCGTCCCCGAATGTCTTCGCCATCGAAAAAAACGGCATTCCACCCTGCAGGGACGCGTGCCCGGCGGGCTGCAATGTCCAGGGGTATATCGCCCTGATCGGCAGCGGCAGGTTCGGGGAAGCCCTTGATGTCATACGGAAAACGATACCGCTTCCCGGGATATGCGGGCGTGTCTGCGGGTATTGCGAAGCGATGTGCAACAGGGCCTCGATCGACGAGGCATTGCGCATCCGCCTGCTCAAACGCTTTGCCGCCGATTACGAACGAAAAGCCCGGATCGCCGGCCGGAAGGGGAAAAAAGCCGCCGTCACACGAACGATATACATCCGTCATGAAAAAGGGACTGGTGGCGTGGAAGACGCCGATAGCGGCGTGGAAGACGCCGATAACGGCGTGAAAATCGCCATTATCGGATCGGGACCCGCCGGTCTTACCGCCGCCCGTGATTGCGCGGTCATGGGATATACCCCGGTGGTGTTCGAAGCCATGAAAAAACCCGGGGGGATGCTCAGGTACGGAATACCTGGTTACCGTTTGCCGGAAGATATCCTTGATTACGAAATCGACATGATTATCGGGGAAGGTGTCGAAATCAGAACGGAAACACCGATAGGGATCGGTCTCACCGTCGCGCAATTGCAGAAACGGGGCTTTCAAGCCGTGTTTATCGCAATCGGAACCCAAAAAAGCAACAGACTCATGATAAAGGGGGAAGACCTCGCCGGAGTGTTGCCGGGAATCCGGTTCCTCGAGCAGCGGATCGCGGGCGGGATATCACTTGATATACGCGGAAAGATCGTCGCGGTTATCGGGGGCGGAAACACGGCGCTGGACGCAGCCCGTACCGCTTTGAGGCTGGGCGCGCGGCGGGTTATGGTCATCTACCGGAGGACGCGTGAACAGATGCCGGTGAGCGCGGAAGAATATGAAGCGGCAGTGGAGGAGGGAGTCGAATTTTATTTTCTTTTAAGTCCGATGGAAATTGCGGGGAGAAAGGGCAGGGTGACGGGCGTCCTCTTGCGGCATATGAAATTGGGAACCCCGGATGCGTCCGGAAGAAGAAGACCCGTTCCGGTTCCCGATTCGACCGCTTTTTTCGATGCGGATATCGTTATCCCATCACCGGGGCAGGGAGTCGATGAAACATGGCCTGGTGCGGCATGCGAAAACCTCGAAATGAAAGGGAATCTGATACGGATCGATCCGCTTACGCTCGAAACAAACCTGGAGGGGGTTTTTGCGGGCGGCGATGCCGCGGGTAGCGGCGGTTATGTCGTGCACGCGATCGCACAAGGACACGAGGCGGCGATTTCCATCGACCGGTATATCCGCGGTGAAGATATGCGGGCGGGGAGAAAGAAGAAACGGGGGCCTGTCGCCGGTATACCCCCGAGGTATATCGAAAAGAAGGCGGCGATGAAACCGGATAGGCTTCCGGGCCGCGAACGGCTGATGTCTTTCGACGAAGTCGAAAAAGGACTGACGGAGGAAGAGGCGGTCGAAGAAGCAAAGCGATGTCTCAATTGTTCGATATGTTCGGAATGCGGCCAATGTGAGTTGCATTGCTCGGTTAAAGCGATTGATTATTCGCAGAAAGACACGTATGAGGATATCCGTGTGGGTGCGATTCTCCTCGCCCCCGGCTGCGAGCGGGTCGACCCCGGGGGGTTGTATCGGCTCGGTTTCGGCATATATCCGGATGTGATCACGGGTATCCATTTCGAACGGATGTTGTCGTCTTCCGGACCGTTTGCCGGGCATATCAGAAGGCCGTCGGACGGAATGACACCGGAAAAAATCGCGTTTATCCAGTGCGCCGGTTCACGGGATACCGTTGCAGGAAACGAGATCTGTTCGTCCGTCTGCTGTATGTACGCGATCAAGGAGGCGGTGATCGCGAAGGAGCATGATCCGGAGATTCAGCCGGTTATTTTTTATATGGATATCCGGGCTGTCGGCAAGGATTTCGAACGCTACTACGAGCGGGCAAAGAGCGAATACAACGTACGCTTTGTCCGGTCGCGGGTGTCCGACGTATTGAAACGGCCGGGTTCCGGACGGCTTGAGGTACGGTATGAGGGGGGGGACGGGAAGGCGAGCGAAGAAGATGTCGACCTCGTCGTCCTTTCGACCGGATTTACCGGAGGCGGGCGTCTGCGCGATATCGGCGGGGTTTTCGGTCTTCCGGTCAACAGATTCGGTTATCTTGCCGCCGATCCGCTCGCCGCAGTCGAAACGAGAATCCCCGGTCTGTTTCTCTGCGGACCGGCCCAGGAACCGAAGGATATTCCGGAGACGATCATGCAGGCCAACGCTGCCTCGGCGGCTGCCGCCGAAATGCTTGCCGGGGCGCGGTGGCATGACGTCGTTGAAAAGGAATATCCGCCCGAACGTGACATCGGCGGAGAGGGAGTGAAGATCGGGGTGTTCGTATGCCGGTGCGGCATTAATATCGCCGCCACGGTGGATGTGAGTGCGGTTTTAGGGTATGCGGAAACACTTCCCGGAGTGGTATTTGCGGAAGAAAACCTCTATACCTGTTCGCAGGATACCCAGGACCATATGAAGGAGATGATCCGAGCGCACGGTTTGAACAGAATCGTCGTCGCCTCGTGTACCCCGCGGACCCATGAACCACTCTTTCAGGAGACGATTCGCGAGGCTGGATTGAACAGGCACCTTTTCTCCATGGCTAATATACGCGACCAGTGTTCGTGGATTCACATGAAGGAGCCGGCGTACGCGACGGAAAAAGCAAAAGATCTATTACGGATGGCGGTCGCGAGGATCGGGCTCGTCGAACCTCTCCCCCGGATACCGCTTCCCGTCATACGGGAGGTATTGGTGGTCGGCGGAGGACCTGCCGGGATGTCGGCTGCCCTTTCCCTTTCGCGCCAGGGATTCCCCGTGCATCTCGTCGAGAAGGAGACGGTGCTGGGCGGGAATCTGCGGAATATCGGCTCGACACTTGAAGGAACGTCCGTAAGGGACCTTCTCGATGATATGATCGGGGCAATTGAAAGCAATCCACTCGTTACCGTACATTCTGGCTTCGTCGTCGAGGAGGTCGGGGGGTTCATCGGCAATTATACAACGAGAATCAGATCGAGATACGGCGAAGAGTTTATCGAGGTGCGTCACGGTGTCGCCGTTATCGCAACGGGTGCCGTCGAGTCAAAGCCCGAAGGGTATAATTACGGGAGCGACGGGAGGATAAAAACCGGCCTCGAGTTTGAATCATACCTGGCCGCATGCGACGACAATTCCCTTCCGCGCAACGCGGTTTTTATCCAGTGTGTGGGATCGCGCGAATCAGGGCATATGTATTGTTCCCGAATCTGCTGCAAACACACGGTCAAGAATGCCCTTGCGCTAAAGCGGCGAAATCCTGACGCTTCCGTTTTCGTCCTTTACCGTGATGTCAGAACGTACGGGTTCTCCGAGTATGATTACCGGGTCGCGCGGGATGCGGGGATCGTCTTTATCCGGTATGAGGCGGCCGTAAAGCCGGCGGTACTCGCCGGGAAGGATATTCTTGTCATCGAAGTGCGTGAGGCGATGACGGAAAACTCGATCAGGATTCCTGCGGACGCCGTCATTCTGGCGGCGCGAATCGATCCGGGGTATGATAACGAAACAATGTCGCGGCTGTTCAAGGTTCCGCTGACCGCGGACGGATTTTTTCTCGAAGCCCATGTAAAACTCCGGCCTGTTGATTTTGCCACCGAAGGTGTTTTTCTTGCCGGTACGGCCCACAGTCCGAAAACCACTGCCGAAAGCATTTCTCAGGGGAGGGCCGCCGCGGCGCGGGCGGCGATCATTATCAGCAAAGATACCTATGAAGCGGAGGCAACGATTGCGGCCCTCAACGAGGACCTCTGCGACGGGTGCGGCATTTGTGTGGGGGTGTGCTCGTATAATGCGATCGAGCTTGTCGACCTCGAAAACGATAAAAAAATCGTCAAACTGAACGAGGCGATGTGCAAGGGGTGCGGGGGGTGCGTCGCGGCGTGTCCGAGCGGCGCCATGGAGCAAAAGGGGTTCAGGAATAGCCAGATTCTGGCGGAGATCGATGCCGCACTCCAGTAG